A stretch of the Macaca mulatta isolate MMU2019108-1 chromosome 16, T2T-MMU8v2.0, whole genome shotgun sequence genome encodes the following:
- the NME2 gene encoding nucleoside diphosphate kinase B isoform X1, protein MANLERTFIAIKPDGVQRGLVGEIIKRFEQKGFRLVAMKFLRASEEHLKQHYVDLKDRPFFPGLVKYMNSGPVVAMVWEGLNVVKTGRVMLGETNPADSKPGTIRGDFCIQVGRNIIHGSDSVKSAEKEISLWFKPEELVDYKSCAHDWVYE, encoded by the exons ATGGCCAACCTCGAGCGCACGTTCATCGCCATCAAGCCGGACGGCGTGCAGCGCGGCCTGGTGGGCGAGATCATCAAGCGCTTCGAGCAGAAGGGGTTCCGCCTCGTGGCCATGAAGTTCCTCCGG GCCTCTGAGGAACACCTGAAGCAGCACTACGTTGACCTGAAAGACCGCCCGTTCTTCCCCGGGCTGGTGAAGTACATGAACTCGGGGCCGGTTGTGGCCATG GTCTGGGAGGGGCTGAACGTGGTGAAGACAGGCCGAGTGATGCTTGGGGAGACCAATCCAGCAGATTCTAAGCCAGGCACCATTCGTGGGGACTTCTGCATTCAGGTTGGCAG gaACATCATTCATGGCAGTGACTCAGTAAAaagtgctgaaaaagaaatcagcctATGGTTTAAGCCTGAAGAACTGGTTGACTACAAGTCTTGTGCTCATGACTGGGTCTATGAATAA
- the NME2 gene encoding nucleoside diphosphate kinase B isoform X2 gives MANLERTFIAIKPDGVQRGLVGEIIKRFEQKGFRLVAMKFLRASEEHLKQHYVDLKDRPFFPGLVKYMNSGPVVAMEHHSWQ, from the exons ATGGCCAACCTCGAGCGCACGTTCATCGCCATCAAGCCGGACGGCGTGCAGCGCGGCCTGGTGGGCGAGATCATCAAGCGCTTCGAGCAGAAGGGGTTCCGCCTCGTGGCCATGAAGTTCCTCCGG GCCTCTGAGGAACACCTGAAGCAGCACTACGTTGACCTGAAAGACCGCCCGTTCTTCCCCGGGCTGGTGAAGTACATGAACTCGGGGCCGGTTGTGGCCATG gaACATCATTCATGGCAGTGA
- the NME1 gene encoding nucleoside diphosphate kinase A isoform X1, which yields MANCERTFIAIKPDGVQRGLVGEIIKRFEQKGFRLVGLKFMQASEDLLKEHYIDLKDRPFFAGLVKYMHSGPVVAMVWEGLNVVKTGRVMLGETNPADSKPGTIRGDFCIQVGRNIIHGSDSVESAEKEISLWFHPEELVDYMSCAQNWIYE from the exons ATGGCCAACTGTGAGCGGACCTTCATTGCCATCAAACCAGATGGGGTCCAGCGGGGTCTTGTCGGAGAGATTATCAAGCGTTTTGAGCAGAAAGGATTCCGCCTTGTTGGTCTGAAATTCATGCAA GCCTCTGAAGACCTTCTCAAGGAACACTACATTGACCTGAAGGACCGTCCGTTCTTTGCCGGCCTGGTGAAATACATGCACTCAGGGCCGGTAGTTGCCATG GTCTGGGAGGGGCTGAATGTGGTGAAGACAGGCCGAGTCATGCTCGGGGAGACCAACCCTGCGGACTCCAAGCCTGGGACCATCCGTGGCGACTTCTGCATACAAGTTGGCAG GAACATTATACATGGCAGTGATTCCGTGGAGAGTGCAGAGAAGGAGATCAGCTTGTGGTTTCACCCTGAGGAACTGGTAGATTACATGAGCTGTGCTCAGAACTGGATCTATGAATGA